The following are from one region of the Escherichia sp. E4742 genome:
- a CDS encoding fimbria/pilus periplasmic chaperone — protein sequence MKGLLSLLISSMIFPAHAGMVIFGTRIIYPAEQKEVMVQLMNQGNRSSLVQTWIDDGDTSLPPEKIQVPFMLTPPVVKVAANSGQQIKIKIMPNKLPVDKESVFYLNVLDIPPNSPEDEGKNALKFAMQNRIKLFYRPAGVAPVNKTTFKKLRVSRSGNNVVIKNDSPNWVTISDVKANNVKVNYETIMIAPLESQNVSVKNNNTDGWQLTIIDDHGNYISDKI from the coding sequence ATGAAAGGATTATTATCTTTACTCATCTCTTCTATGATATTTCCTGCGCATGCCGGAATGGTTATTTTCGGGACACGTATCATTTACCCGGCAGAGCAGAAAGAAGTCATGGTACAACTGATGAATCAGGGAAACCGCTCTTCGCTGGTGCAGACGTGGATTGATGATGGTGACACGTCTCTACCGCCAGAAAAGATTCAGGTTCCTTTCATGTTAACGCCACCAGTAGTGAAAGTAGCGGCCAATTCTGGGCAGCAAATAAAAATTAAAATCATGCCTAATAAATTACCTGTTGATAAGGAGAGTGTTTTCTATCTAAACGTTCTGGATATTCCACCGAATAGTCCAGAAGATGAAGGAAAGAATGCGTTAAAATTTGCCATGCAAAACAGAATCAAGTTGTTTTACCGACCTGCAGGTGTTGCCCCAGTAAATAAAACGACCTTTAAAAAATTGCGGGTGAGTCGTAGCGGTAATAACGTAGTCATAAAAAATGACTCGCCAAATTGGGTAACGATTTCTGACGTTAAGGCTAATAACGTCAAAGTGAATTATGAAACTATCATGATTGCACCACTAGAAAGTCAGAATGTCAGTGTCAAAAATAATAATACGGATGGCTGGCAACTGACCATTATCGATGATCACGGCAACTATATTAGTGACAAAATTTAA
- a CDS encoding fimbrial protein: MKNSIIAAAVLSSVLMSAGIFAAEVDTATLTIKGNIAESPCTFVAGGDSVSINMPTVPTTVFDGKAKYSTYDDAVGVTSSMLKITCPKTIDGVKLSLITNEKILGNDKAISSSNDTVGYYLYLGDSSDVLDISTPFNIESYKTADGQYAIPFKAKYLKLTDSSVASGTVNSSLVMRVAQD; encoded by the coding sequence ATGAAAAATTCAATCATTGCTGCCGCTGTCTTATCTTCTGTATTGATGAGTGCTGGTATTTTCGCTGCTGAAGTAGATACCGCAACTTTAACCATTAAAGGTAATATTGCTGAGTCTCCTTGTACATTTGTCGCTGGTGGTGATTCAGTCAGTATTAATATGCCGACTGTACCAACCACTGTATTTGATGGTAAAGCGAAATATTCAACTTATGATGATGCGGTTGGTGTAACCAGCAGTATGCTAAAAATTACTTGTCCGAAGACTATTGATGGCGTAAAACTTTCATTGATCACCAACGAGAAAATTCTTGGTAATGATAAGGCGATATCCAGTAGTAATGACACAGTTGGATACTATCTCTATTTGGGTGATAGCAGTGACGTACTGGATATTTCCACACCGTTTAATATTGAAAGTTATAAAACTGCTGATGGACAATATGCCATACCATTTAAGGCAAAATATCTGAAGTTGACTGACAGTAGTGTTGCATCTGGTACTGTTAACTCTTCATTGGTTATGCGTGTTGCCCAGGATTAA
- a CDS encoding DUF2574 family protein, with protein MNKYWLSGVFFLAYGLASPAFSSDTATLTINGRISSPTCSMDVVNNHLQQRCGRLLQRVETNYRASSAAKGVTTEVVAVGNNDKRKIVLNRYD; from the coding sequence ATGAATAAGTATTGGTTGTCAGGAGTTTTTTTTCTTGCTTATGGACTAGCATCACCCGCGTTCTCTTCTGATACTGCAACATTAACCATCAATGGCAGGATTAGTTCTCCTACATGCAGTATGGATGTTGTTAATAATCATCTTCAGCAACGTTGTGGGCGGTTGTTACAACGAGTTGAAACCAACTATCGCGCTTCTTCTGCTGCAAAAGGCGTTACGACAGAAGTGGTTGCTGTGGGTAATAATGACAAACGCAAAATCGTGTTAAATCGTTACGATTAA